A window from Desulfotignum phosphitoxidans DSM 13687 encodes these proteins:
- a CDS encoding methyltransferase, whose translation MTHTTDWHPGTLLELSGYYWKTCTLHAAVKLDIFTLIGNDILTAREIAQKTGWDDRGTTMLLDALAAMALLTRTASGYANTPAANRFLSKDSDQYIGYMILHHHHLADSWVRMDEAVTQGGPVREQSSISSDQWREAFLMGMFNNAMATAPDVAQSVDLSGCNRLLDMGGGPGTYAIHFCRANPDLTAVVFDLATTRPFAEKTIARFGLSDRIQFAEGDYTTGDVPLAQVFDAAWLSHVLHGEGPEKAAEIVTHAAKALVSGGQMLIHDFILTDTRDRPEFAALFSLNMLLGTESGQSYSESEIREMMTAAGLTNITLLDFTGPTQSRILKGMKS comes from the coding sequence ATGACACACACAACCGACTGGCATCCAGGCACCCTGCTGGAGTTGTCCGGATATTACTGGAAAACCTGCACCCTTCACGCGGCCGTAAAACTGGATATCTTTACCCTTATCGGCAACGATATCCTGACCGCCCGGGAAATAGCCCAGAAAACAGGATGGGACGACCGGGGGACCACCATGCTCCTGGATGCCCTGGCCGCCATGGCGCTTTTGACCAGAACGGCTTCCGGATATGCCAACACCCCTGCTGCAAACCGGTTTCTTTCAAAGGATTCCGATCAATACATCGGATACATGATCCTGCACCACCATCACCTGGCCGACTCCTGGGTCCGCATGGACGAGGCCGTGACCCAAGGCGGTCCCGTCCGGGAGCAGTCATCGATTTCATCGGACCAATGGCGGGAAGCGTTTTTGATGGGCATGTTCAACAATGCCATGGCCACAGCGCCGGATGTGGCCCAATCCGTGGACCTGTCCGGGTGTAACCGCCTGCTGGATATGGGGGGCGGCCCGGGCACCTATGCCATTCATTTCTGCCGGGCCAATCCGGACCTCACTGCCGTGGTGTTCGATCTTGCCACCACCCGGCCCTTTGCCGAAAAAACCATTGCGCGGTTCGGATTGTCAGACCGGATTCAGTTTGCCGAGGGTGATTACACCACCGGAGACGTTCCCCTGGCACAGGTGTTTGATGCGGCATGGCTGTCCCATGTGCTTCACGGCGAAGGCCCGGAAAAAGCCGCCGAAATCGTGACCCATGCCGCCAAAGCCCTGGTTTCCGGTGGGCAGATGCTCATCCATGACTTCATACTGACAGACACCCGGGACCGGCCGGAGTTCGCTGCCCTGTTTTCTTTGAACATGCTTCTGGGCACGGAATCCGGGCAATCCTACAGCGAATCGGAGATCCGGGAGATGATGACGGCCGCCGGCCTGACGAATATCACGTTGCTGGATTTCACCGGCCCCACCCAGTCCAGGATACTCAAGGGGATGAAATCATAG
- a CDS encoding PAS domain-containing protein, whose amino-acid sequence MKWETREQAAYGYVTRQSQDLFFVLSGDGRILAANESARSFTGFSEKINEQIARDIGIKGFLMKPIVISQLACMVRSALDGSST is encoded by the coding sequence ATGAAGTGGGAGACCCGAGAACAGGCTGCATACGGCTATGTCACCCGACAATCACAGGATCTGTTTTTTGTGCTGTCCGGTGACGGTCGTATCCTCGCGGCCAATGAATCCGCCCGGTCTTTCACCGGCTTCAGCGAAAAGATCAACGAACAGATCGCCAGAGATATCGGCATCAAAGGATTTCTCATGAAGCCCATTGTCATCTCACAGCTGGCCTGCATGGTCCGCAGCGCGCTGGACGGTTCCAGCACCTGA
- the metW gene encoding methionine biosynthesis protein MetW: MNPLRYDLQIIASWITPGAKVLELGCGEGDLLLWLRQNRQVKERGIEIKESKVVKCIEKGISVLQGDINREIMDYPDQAFDFAICSQTLQQVYDPVFLIRSMLRVADQCVVSFPNFGHYKTRIQLMFTGCAPVTKELPYEWYDTPNIRVLSLRDFENFTRQAGFKILKKAAINTKNHQMEGKIITFLPNLSATYGIFLIGHQ; encoded by the coding sequence ATGAATCCGCTCCGGTATGATTTACAGATTATCGCCTCCTGGATCACACCCGGGGCAAAGGTCCTGGAACTTGGCTGCGGTGAGGGGGATCTGCTGCTGTGGCTCAGGCAGAACCGCCAGGTAAAGGAACGGGGCATTGAAATCAAGGAGTCCAAAGTGGTCAAATGCATTGAAAAAGGCATTTCCGTGCTCCAGGGGGATATCAACCGGGAGATCATGGATTATCCGGACCAGGCCTTTGATTTTGCCATCTGCTCCCAGACATTGCAGCAGGTGTATGACCCCGTGTTCCTGATCCGGTCCATGCTCAGGGTGGCGGACCAATGTGTGGTCAGTTTCCCCAATTTCGGGCATTACAAAACCCGGATCCAGCTGATGTTCACCGGGTGCGCCCCGGTCACCAAAGAACTGCCCTATGAATGGTATGACACCCCCAATATCCGGGTTCTCAGCCTCAGGGATTTTGAAAATTTCACCCGGCAGGCCGGTTTCAAAATTCTGAAAAAAGCGGCCATTAACACGAAAAATCATCAGATGGAAGGAAAAATCATCACATTTTTACCCAATCTGTCCGCCACTTATGGTATATTTCTGATCGGGCATCAATGA
- a CDS encoding antibiotic biosynthesis monooxygenase family protein — translation MSVCVIIQRKVEDKKIASQLAPLIVRLRSQASIQPGYITDQSFASLDSEGEYLVVSTWDSMDSWNNWKNSEQRQSIQKQITALIGEETVYRYYEPVVGGIIPKFEAVI, via the coding sequence ATGTCAGTCTGTGTTATTATCCAAAGAAAAGTGGAAGACAAAAAAATCGCATCCCAGCTGGCCCCTCTGATTGTCCGCCTGAGATCCCAGGCCAGCATCCAGCCCGGGTATATCACGGATCAATCCTTTGCTTCTCTGGATTCAGAAGGCGAATATCTGGTTGTCAGCACCTGGGATTCCATGGATTCCTGGAATAACTGGAAAAACAGTGAACAACGGCAATCCATCCAGAAACAGATCACTGCGCTGATCGGAGAAGAAACCGTGTATCGTTACTATGAACCGGTGGTGGGCGGCATTATTCCAAAATTTGAAGCCGTGATTTGA
- a CDS encoding HD-GYP domain-containing protein, which produces MPAEILSKPGKLTDIEFALIKTHANTGYNIIADIEFPWPIARMILEHHEKMNGTGYPRGLSGDEILPESRILCVADVVEAMSSHRPYRPALGLEIALEEISRNQGVLYDTAAVDTCLALFNNGKFRFD; this is translated from the coding sequence GTGCCTGCGGAAATTCTCAGCAAGCCGGGCAAACTCACCGACATCGAATTTGCCTTGATCAAAACCCATGCCAACACCGGCTATAATATCATTGCCGATATAGAATTTCCCTGGCCCATCGCCCGGATGATTCTGGAGCATCATGAAAAAATGAACGGCACGGGATATCCCCGGGGTCTGTCCGGCGATGAGATCCTTCCTGAATCCCGAATACTCTGTGTGGCCGATGTGGTGGAAGCCATGTCTTCCCACAGGCCCTACCGCCCGGCCTTAGGCCTGGAGATTGCGCTGGAAGAAATTTCCCGGAACCAGGGTGTTCTCTATGACACGGCAGCTGTGGATACCTGCCTGGCATTGTTCAACAATGGCAAATTCCGGTTTGATTGA
- a CDS encoding GAF domain-containing protein, producing MKRHADVFLRQERITKRVNITGLEKPKIEDIVVEKWQKIIDLTARIADVPSGLIMQITDTSMQVFLKSSNTANPYQQGASDSLGHGLYCETVIGNNAELLVDNALKHEEWKENPDVKLNMISYFGLPIIWPDQDYFGTICVLDNKENAYNDTFKQLISEFKTSIEKDLELLCQTQELKSSLSQIKQLRGLLPICMHCKKIRDDKGYWNQIETYIRDHSQAEFSHSICRECAEKYYPDMELYDE from the coding sequence GTGAAGAGACACGCTGATGTGTTCCTGAGGCAGGAACGAATTACAAAACGAGTAAATATAACGGGTTTGGAAAAGCCGAAAATTGAAGACATTGTTGTTGAAAAGTGGCAAAAAATTATTGATTTAACCGCCAGAATTGCAGATGTTCCCTCAGGACTGATTATGCAGATTACCGACACCTCGATGCAGGTCTTTTTAAAGAGCTCTAATACGGCAAATCCTTATCAACAGGGCGCAAGTGATTCTCTGGGACACGGGCTTTATTGTGAAACGGTAATCGGGAATAACGCGGAACTTCTCGTAGACAATGCGTTGAAACATGAAGAATGGAAAGAAAATCCGGATGTCAAGCTGAACATGATTTCTTATTTTGGGCTTCCCATCATATGGCCGGACCAAGATTATTTCGGCACGATTTGTGTGCTCGATAACAAGGAAAACGCATATAATGACACGTTCAAGCAATTGATTTCAGAATTTAAGACCTCGATTGAAAAAGACCTGGAATTGCTTTGCCAGACACAGGAGCTGAAAAGTTCATTGAGTCAAATAAAGCAGTTACGCGGTCTGCTTCCCATTTGCATGCATTGCAAAAAGATTCGTGATGACAAAGGATACTGGAATCAAATTGAGACCTACATACGTGACCATTCGCAAGCGGAATTCAGCCATAGCATTTGCCGGGAATGCGCTGAAAAATATTATCCTGATATGGAGCTATATGATGAATAA
- the metX gene encoding homoserine O-acetyltransferase MetX, producing MSEYIDHDQHGTTVGPVEKQFFTFAGKEDPFLLESGAEIHPVTLAYETCGTLNADRSNAVLILHALSGDSHVAGYYTPEDPKPGWWDIMVGPGKGIDTDKYFVICTNILGSCMGSTGPASINPETGIPYGTDFPLITIGDMVRAQKILVDHLGIQKLLAVVGGSVGGMQVLEWCVRYPDHVASAVALATTCRHSALAIAFNEVARQSIMADPHWCNGHYYGKAKPGMGLAIARMIGHITYLSDESMRLKFGRRLQNKSALSFEFGAEFQVESYLQYQGRKFIERFDANSFLYITKAADYFDLAREHGKGSLVKSFSKCLARFLVVSYTSDWLYPTYQSREMVTAMKKNNLDVSFCEIEAQWGHDAFLLPNDKLNHLMTGFLRRVSHESAPV from the coding sequence ATGAGTGAGTATATCGATCATGATCAGCACGGGACCACCGTGGGGCCGGTGGAAAAACAATTTTTCACCTTTGCCGGCAAAGAGGACCCGTTCCTTCTGGAAAGCGGGGCTGAGATCCACCCGGTCACCCTGGCCTATGAAACCTGCGGCACCTTGAATGCGGACCGCTCCAACGCCGTGCTGATCCTCCATGCCCTGTCCGGGGATTCCCATGTGGCCGGGTACTACACCCCGGAAGACCCCAAACCCGGGTGGTGGGACATCATGGTGGGGCCGGGCAAAGGCATTGACACGGACAAATATTTCGTGATCTGCACCAATATCCTGGGATCGTGCATGGGCTCCACCGGACCGGCGTCCATCAACCCGGAAACCGGGATCCCCTATGGCACGGATTTCCCTTTGATCACCATCGGGGATATGGTCCGGGCCCAGAAAATTCTGGTGGATCACCTGGGCATCCAAAAACTGCTGGCCGTGGTGGGGGGATCAGTGGGGGGTATGCAGGTGCTGGAATGGTGCGTGCGGTATCCGGACCATGTGGCGTCTGCCGTGGCCCTGGCCACCACCTGCCGGCATTCTGCTTTGGCCATCGCGTTCAACGAGGTGGCAAGGCAGTCCATCATGGCGGATCCCCACTGGTGCAACGGCCATTATTACGGCAAAGCCAAGCCCGGCATGGGGCTGGCCATCGCCCGGATGATCGGACATATCACCTATCTGTCCGATGAATCCATGCGCCTGAAGTTCGGACGAAGGCTCCAGAACAAAAGTGCGCTCAGTTTCGAATTCGGGGCCGAGTTCCAGGTGGAATCCTATCTTCAGTACCAGGGCAGAAAATTCATCGAGCGGTTTGATGCCAACTCGTTTCTCTACATCACCAAGGCGGCGGATTATTTCGACCTGGCAAGAGAACACGGCAAAGGCTCCCTGGTCAAATCGTTTTCAAAGTGTCTGGCCCGGTTTCTGGTGGTGTCCTACACCTCGGACTGGCTGTATCCCACCTATCAGTCCCGAGAAATGGTCACGGCCATGAAAAAGAACAACCTGGATGTCAGCTTCTGTGAAATCGAGGCCCAGTGGGGCCATGACGCATTTCTGCTGCCCAACGACAAACTGAACCACCTGATGACCGGATTTCTAAGGAGGGTGTCCCATGAATCCGCTCCGGTATGA
- a CDS encoding cobalamin B12-binding domain-containing protein: MITESLYQEYLTLLLEGNRRECARIVQQLLDRDIEIKTLYADLFQKSLYEVGRLWEFNKISVAKEHLVTAISEGLLNLVYPRLFDKTVSDAGNDRKVVISCAANEFHQVGGKMVADIFELNGWDSQFIGANTPVDHMLTHIQDEKPDLVGLSVSVYFNMPALKAGLAAIRGNFQHLDILVGGQAFNWGGTEISRQYSGTTYVPSLDRLTSLIAE; encoded by the coding sequence ATGATCACAGAATCGTTGTACCAGGAATACCTGACCCTGCTGTTAGAAGGAAACCGCCGGGAATGCGCCCGCATCGTGCAGCAGCTGTTGGACCGGGATATCGAGATTAAGACGTTGTATGCCGACCTGTTTCAAAAAAGCCTGTATGAGGTGGGCCGTTTATGGGAATTCAACAAAATATCCGTGGCCAAAGAACATCTGGTGACAGCGATTTCCGAAGGGTTGCTGAACCTGGTCTATCCCCGGTTGTTTGACAAAACAGTCTCCGATGCCGGGAATGACAGAAAAGTGGTCATTTCCTGTGCGGCCAACGAATTTCACCAGGTAGGGGGCAAAATGGTGGCGGACATTTTTGAACTCAACGGTTGGGACAGCCAGTTTATAGGAGCCAACACCCCGGTGGATCACATGCTGACCCACATCCAGGATGAAAAGCCGGATCTGGTGGGATTGTCTGTGAGCGTTTATTTCAACATGCCGGCACTGAAAGCCGGATTGGCGGCTATTCGGGGAAATTTCCAGCATCTGGATATCCTTGTGGGGGGGCAGGCTTTCAACTGGGGCGGCACCGAGATCTCCAGACAATATTCGGGAACGACGTATGTCCCATCCCTTGACAGGCTCACCTCACTGATTGCGGAATAA
- a CDS encoding FmdB family zinc ribbon protein: MPIFEYQCNTCSHEFEKLVFASDEPDIACPACDSHDVTKKMSAASFMGPSMGTCAADAPKGFS, from the coding sequence ATGCCGATTTTTGAATACCAGTGCAACACCTGTTCCCATGAATTTGAAAAACTGGTGTTTGCCAGCGATGAACCGGATATCGCCTGCCCGGCATGCGATAGTCATGACGTCACCAAAAAGATGAGTGCTGCCAGCTTTATGGGCCCCAGCATGGGGACCTGTGCAGCAGATGCGCCCAAAGGATTTTCATGA
- a CDS encoding O-acetylhomoserine aminocarboxypropyltransferase/cysteine synthase family protein: MNQPLHFDTRAIHEGIKDHDWEGATLPPIFQTAAHFHDTAADLGQTFAGERSDHIYMRLTNPTNRFLEERLASLESGQASVVTASGMAAISNACMTLLRAGDEFVASSSLFMSTYALFTNIFKKYGITVRLADPLNLEDIAAQITDKTRFIYMETITNPGMEIPDLKQIADLAHDKGVPLMVDNTLSSPWLCRPIELGADIVVHSTTKYFSGHGAALGGVVVDAGNFDWNTDRFADFAPFVEQKGNLAFLHRLFKEHHVNFGTTAAPFHSFLTVLGLSTMGVRMERHMTNAVQAATFLRDHPKVTWVNFVGFPDHPCHGMARKQFGGKGFGTMLTFGLADQDACFRLVDNLSLILNLANLGDCKTLIIHPYSSQYVSFPRELKDRLADPCLLRFSVGIEHIDDICGDLSAALETV, encoded by the coding sequence ATGAATCAACCACTTCATTTTGATACCCGGGCCATTCACGAAGGGATCAAAGACCATGACTGGGAAGGGGCCACATTGCCGCCCATTTTCCAGACCGCAGCCCATTTTCATGACACGGCCGCCGATCTGGGCCAAACCTTTGCCGGAGAGCGGTCCGACCATATCTACATGCGCCTGACCAACCCCACCAACCGGTTCCTGGAGGAACGCCTGGCCTCTCTGGAATCAGGACAAGCCTCCGTGGTCACGGCGTCGGGCATGGCCGCCATCAGCAACGCCTGCATGACACTTCTGCGGGCCGGCGATGAATTTGTGGCTTCATCTTCTTTGTTCATGTCCACCTATGCCCTGTTCACCAATATCTTCAAAAAATACGGCATCACCGTGCGCCTGGCCGATCCGTTGAACCTGGAGGATATTGCCGCACAGATCACGGACAAGACCCGGTTCATCTATATGGAAACCATCACCAACCCGGGCATGGAAATCCCGGACCTCAAACAGATCGCGGATTTGGCCCATGACAAAGGGGTGCCACTGATGGTGGACAACACCCTGTCCTCCCCGTGGTTGTGCCGGCCCATCGAGCTGGGAGCCGATATCGTGGTGCACTCCACCACCAAATATTTTTCAGGCCATGGCGCCGCCTTAGGGGGCGTGGTGGTGGATGCCGGAAACTTTGACTGGAACACGGACCGGTTTGCCGATTTTGCCCCGTTTGTGGAACAGAAAGGCAACCTGGCGTTCCTCCACCGCCTGTTCAAGGAACACCATGTCAATTTCGGCACCACAGCAGCCCCGTTTCACTCGTTTCTGACGGTGCTGGGCCTGTCCACCATGGGGGTGCGCATGGAACGGCACATGACCAACGCCGTTCAGGCAGCAACGTTTTTAAGGGACCACCCCAAAGTGACATGGGTCAACTTTGTGGGATTTCCCGACCATCCCTGCCATGGGATGGCCAGAAAGCAATTTGGCGGTAAAGGATTCGGCACCATGCTGACCTTTGGCCTGGCAGACCAGGATGCCTGTTTCCGGCTGGTGGACAATCTGTCCCTGATCCTGAACCTGGCCAATTTAGGTGATTGCAAAACCCTGATTATCCACCCCTACTCGTCCCAGTATGTATCGTTTCCCCGGGAGTTGAAAGACCGGCTGGCTGATCCCTGTCTGCTGCGGTTCTCCGTGGGCATCGAGCACATCGATGATATCTGCGGTGATCTTTCGGCGGCCCTTGAAACGGTGTGA
- a CDS encoding diguanylate cyclase produces the protein MAEIPVPAMKKKHLWKRFFINISLIVVLFLVGIFIGFAVQTDRLISEQYLTTARAHFKNIVLTRRWNAEHGGVFVKKGPDNPSNPYLENPDITAKDGTVYTMKNPALMTREISEYARQSGDFVYHITSRIPLNPDNAPDDFERSALSGFEEGNRETYVLLKDNTRSIYRYMAPLHVEDSCMPCHAKQGYRIGDVRGGISVTFDVSDTEKKMARNRFGFIGLGIAASLALLGIILFLISRLAGSLSKAYNTIEKMSITDELTQVFNRRHFHARLDEEIARARRYGHPMSLLMVDIDHFKTINDRYGHQTGDDVLKAISVLFGSNTRSADIVARYGGEEFVVLLPETEEETARVTADKLRAAIERQAFTSPDRSLFHVTASFGVSSLHMTDQNTADMADRMVKMADDAMYQAKQAGRNRVVVSSGM, from the coding sequence ATGGCGGAAATCCCGGTACCTGCAATGAAAAAGAAACATCTGTGGAAGCGGTTTTTCATTAATATCAGCCTTATTGTCGTCCTTTTTCTCGTGGGCATTTTCATCGGATTTGCCGTTCAGACAGACCGGCTGATCTCTGAACAATATCTGACTACGGCCCGGGCCCATTTTAAGAACATCGTTCTGACCCGGAGATGGAATGCGGAACATGGCGGGGTGTTCGTCAAAAAAGGCCCGGACAATCCATCCAACCCCTATCTGGAAAATCCGGACATCACAGCAAAAGACGGGACCGTCTATACCATGAAAAACCCGGCCCTGATGACCCGGGAAATTTCTGAATACGCCCGGCAGTCCGGGGATTTCGTTTATCATATTACCAGCCGCATCCCTTTGAACCCGGACAATGCCCCGGATGACTTTGAAAGATCGGCCCTGTCCGGTTTTGAAGAAGGAAACAGAGAAACGTATGTCCTGCTAAAAGACAACACGCGATCCATTTACCGGTATATGGCGCCGCTGCATGTGGAAGACAGCTGCATGCCCTGTCATGCAAAGCAGGGGTACAGGATCGGTGATGTCCGGGGCGGCATCAGCGTGACTTTTGATGTGAGCGACACAGAAAAAAAAATGGCCCGAAACCGCTTTGGTTTTATCGGTCTGGGTATTGCCGCCTCTCTGGCGTTGCTGGGGATTATTCTGTTTCTGATTTCACGACTGGCCGGAAGTCTTTCAAAAGCTTACAACACCATTGAGAAAATGTCCATCACGGATGAGCTGACCCAGGTGTTCAACCGCCGGCATTTTCATGCCAGGCTGGATGAGGAAATTGCCCGGGCCCGGCGGTATGGCCATCCAATGAGCCTGCTCATGGTGGATATCGATCATTTTAAAACAATCAATGACCGGTATGGCCACCAGACCGGTGATGACGTGCTCAAGGCCATTAGCGTTTTATTCGGGTCCAACACCCGGAGCGCCGATATTGTGGCCCGGTATGGCGGCGAAGAGTTTGTGGTGCTGCTGCCGGAAACAGAAGAGGAAACCGCCAGGGTGACGGCTGATAAACTGCGGGCCGCCATTGAACGCCAGGCGTTCACCTCGCCGGATCGATCTTTGTTTCATGTGACCGCCAGCTTCGGGGTCTCATCTTTGCATATGACAGACCAAAACACCGCCGACATGGCCGACCGGATGGTCAAAATGGCGGATGATGCCATGTATCAGGCGAAACAGGCCGGCCGCAACCGGGTGGTGGTTTCTTCAGGGATGTGA
- a CDS encoding enoyl-CoA hydratase/isomerase family protein → MAFQDILVTTPADHVGTITLNRPEQMNTFSTRMARELNQALLDLDADPGIRVILIKGAGKAFCAGIDVTELAGKTPLEYQAWIETMEQPLVTISKLNKPVIAQVHGVAVANGMGLAAAADLVMAADTMRMGLTAINVGLNCVGPIIPVSRCVGRKKALELLLYGDLIKAPEALSLGLVNKLVPKEDLDNQALAWAAELAKKSPIAVRIAKTAFYRSEDLHYEARFAYMNEAFARLCTTDDAKEGVSAFFEKRSPQWQEK, encoded by the coding sequence ATGGCATTTCAAGACATTCTGGTAACCACCCCGGCCGATCATGTGGGAACCATCACGTTGAACCGGCCCGAGCAGATGAACACCTTCAGCACCCGCATGGCCCGGGAGCTGAACCAGGCACTGTTGGATCTGGATGCAGATCCCGGGATCCGGGTGATCCTGATCAAAGGAGCGGGCAAAGCGTTCTGCGCCGGCATCGATGTCACGGAACTGGCCGGCAAGACCCCTCTGGAATACCAGGCATGGATCGAAACCATGGAGCAGCCTTTGGTGACCATCTCTAAACTCAACAAACCTGTCATCGCCCAGGTGCACGGTGTGGCCGTGGCCAACGGCATGGGCCTTGCCGCGGCCGCCGACCTGGTCATGGCGGCGGACACCATGCGCATGGGCCTGACGGCCATCAATGTGGGCCTCAACTGCGTGGGTCCCATCATTCCGGTATCCCGGTGCGTGGGCCGGAAAAAAGCCCTGGAGCTCCTGCTGTACGGCGACCTGATCAAGGCTCCGGAAGCCCTGTCTTTAGGCCTGGTGAACAAACTGGTTCCCAAGGAGGACCTGGACAATCAGGCCCTGGCCTGGGCCGCTGAGCTGGCCAAAAAGAGTCCCATCGCGGTGCGCATTGCCAAAACCGCGTTCTACCGGTCCGAAGACCTGCATTACGAAGCCCGGTTCGCCTATATGAACGAAGCCTTTGCCCGGCTGTGCACCACAGACGATGCCAAAGAAGGGGTCTCCGCGTTTTTTGAAAAACGGTCTCCTCAGTGGCAGGAGAAATAA
- a CDS encoding crotonase/enoyl-CoA hydratase family protein — protein MDGDSLTTEHRTQDNKLTVDTRGHVLCMGLNRAEKRNAFDLDLYRELSRAYGELHRNPNLRCGVVYAKGDHFTAGLDLPKWAPCFSKGQFPELPEDGMDPLGLDPDRQVKKPVVMAVQGICLTIGLELLLACDIRVAADTARFGQIEIKRGIYPVGGATVRLFQEVGWGNAMRYLLTGDEITAKEAFRLGLVQEVTSPDACLDTAMAIAQTISKQAPLGVAASLKSSRLARSHGDQTAIDRLLPDLMPLMNSRDVQEGLASFMERREARFKGI, from the coding sequence ATGGATGGCGATTCCCTGACAACAGAGCACAGGACACAAGACAACAAACTGACAGTGGACACCCGGGGCCATGTGTTGTGCATGGGACTGAACCGGGCTGAGAAACGCAATGCCTTTGACCTGGATCTGTACCGGGAACTGAGCCGTGCCTATGGCGAGCTGCACCGCAATCCAAATCTGAGATGCGGGGTGGTGTATGCCAAAGGCGATCATTTCACCGCCGGCCTGGATCTGCCGAAATGGGCACCCTGTTTTTCCAAAGGGCAGTTTCCTGAACTGCCTGAAGACGGGATGGACCCTTTGGGCCTGGACCCGGACAGACAGGTGAAAAAACCCGTGGTCATGGCGGTTCAGGGAATCTGTCTGACCATCGGTCTGGAGCTGCTGCTGGCCTGTGATATCCGGGTGGCGGCAGATACGGCCCGGTTCGGGCAGATCGAGATCAAGCGGGGCATCTACCCCGTGGGGGGTGCCACAGTCCGTCTTTTCCAGGAAGTCGGCTGGGGAAACGCCATGCGCTATCTGTTGACGGGTGATGAAATCACGGCCAAAGAAGCGTTTCGTCTGGGTCTTGTCCAGGAGGTGACATCACCGGATGCCTGCCTGGACACTGCCATGGCAATCGCTCAAACCATTTCAAAACAGGCCCCTTTAGGGGTTGCCGCTTCCCTGAAATCCAGCCGTCTGGCCCGGTCACACGGGGACCAGACAGCCATTGACCGCCTGCTGCCCGACCTGATGCCGTTAATGAACTCCCGGGATGTTCAGGAAGGTCTGGCCTCTTTTATGGAACGACGGGAGGCCCGGTTCAAAGGCATCTGA